A single Patescibacteria group bacterium DNA region contains:
- a CDS encoding Trp family transcriptional regulator, giving the protein MNSITPEKERLQRILITQLGEAFASIQDPEKSRILLNLLLSPTEKERIGKRLAILKELRRDTSYSKIKESLKVSDNTIAQMSNALKQSSAKSLRLIDKLIKTDLLREGKGFEFSRGKK; this is encoded by the coding sequence ATGAATTCTATAACACCAGAAAAAGAAAGGCTACAAAGAATACTAATCACCCAATTAGGGGAAGCTTTTGCCTCTATCCAGGACCCAGAAAAAAGCCGAATTCTTCTAAACCTTCTTCTTTCCCCCACCGAAAAAGAACGAATAGGCAAAAGGCTAGCTATTCTAAAAGAACTACGTCGTGATACTTCCTACAGCAAAATTAAAGAATCACTTAAAGTCTCCGACAACACTATTGCTCAAATGAGCAATGCTCTAAAACAATCCTCAGCAAAGTCACTAAGATTAATTGACAAGCTAATCAAAACAGACTTACTAAGGGAAGGAAAGGGTTTTGAATTCTCGCGAGGAAAAAAATAA
- a CDS encoding EF-Tu/IF-2/RF-3 family GTPase, translating to METKVGEITHYYTNIGVGVLELSDTLKIGDKIHIQGATTDFTQEVGSMQANKEPVKEASAGDAVGLKVENRVREGDLVYKVENE from the coding sequence TTGGAAACTAAAGTTGGAGAAATTACACACTACTACACCAATATTGGAGTGGGTGTCTTGGAATTGTCCGATACACTAAAAATAGGAGACAAGATTCACATTCAAGGCGCAACTACAGATTTCACTCAAGAAGTGGGTTCTATGCAAGCAAACAAGGAGCCAGTTAAAGAGGCTTCAGCTGGGGATGCGGTGGGATTAAAAGTAGAAAACAGGGTTAGAGAGGGCGATCTAGTCTATAAAGTAGAAAACGAATGA
- the ruvX gene encoding Holliday junction resolvase RuvX, which translates to MLLGIDWGKRRMGVAYSSGKVASPLKVLVVRNKSEAVDAVINLCEELSVDKVVVGVPLDSEGNETEQAREIKEFGKMLRRDGEMEVVFWNEALTSKQALWGKIRSGQGKKKRKDLDATSAAYILQSYLDSRTSS; encoded by the coding sequence GTGTTACTAGGAATTGATTGGGGGAAAAGACGTATGGGAGTAGCTTATTCCAGTGGTAAGGTGGCTTCACCTTTGAAGGTTCTTGTGGTTAGGAATAAGTCGGAAGCAGTTGATGCGGTGATTAATCTTTGTGAGGAGCTAAGTGTTGATAAAGTAGTGGTAGGTGTGCCGTTAGATTCTGAAGGCAACGAAACTGAACAAGCAAGGGAAATAAAAGAATTTGGAAAAATGCTGAGGAGGGATGGGGAGATGGAGGTTGTTTTTTGGAATGAGGCCCTTACCTCTAAGCAAGCTTTGTGGGGAAAAATTAGAAGTGGTCAGGGCAAAAAAAAGCGGAAAGACTTAGATGCAACTTCAGCTGCTTACATTTTGCAGAGCTATTTAGATTCTCGTACTTCATCCTAA
- a CDS encoding metallophosphoesterase family protein, whose protein sequence is MKYLLIADIHGNNTALKAVFENATSFDEVLVLGDFVGYGPRPNKCVETIQQHKIRAVKGNHDAAVLGNIDLSWFNTATRDALEITQKLLSRKTWLFLKKLPLTRVIDNQLTLVHGSPRKPLTEYIRGEYSVKANVGYLSTFITLVGHTHVPTVYENSDNNIKKLRTADIKLDSDSQYIVNPGSVGQPRDGDPRASYALLDLDSDKLIFKRVTYDIQSVQKEMRSLGFPNPLQRRLSHGI, encoded by the coding sequence ATGAAGTATCTTTTGATTGCGGATATTCATGGCAATAATACTGCTTTGAAGGCTGTTTTTGAAAATGCAACAAGTTTTGATGAGGTATTGGTATTGGGTGATTTTGTTGGTTACGGACCTAGACCAAATAAGTGTGTGGAAACTATTCAGCAACACAAGATTCGTGCTGTGAAAGGTAATCACGATGCTGCTGTTTTGGGGAACATAGACCTTTCATGGTTCAATACTGCTACTCGTGACGCACTTGAGATAACTCAGAAGTTGCTTTCCAGAAAGACTTGGTTGTTTTTAAAGAAACTGCCTTTAACACGTGTAATTGATAATCAGCTTACACTTGTTCACGGCAGTCCCCGAAAACCTCTAACTGAGTACATCAGGGGTGAATATTCAGTTAAAGCTAATGTGGGCTATTTAAGTACTTTTATTACGTTAGTAGGGCACACCCATGTTCCTACAGTTTATGAAAATTCAGATAACAATATTAAGAAATTGAGAACAGCCGACATTAAATTGGACTCAGACTCACAGTATATTGTAAACCCAGGTAGTGTCGGTCAACCTCGAGACGGAGATCCCAGAGCTAGTTATGCTTTGCTAGATTTGGATTCTGACAAGTTGATTTTTAAGCGAGTTACATATGATATCCAAAGTGTTCAAAAAGAAATGCGTAGCCTTGGGTTTCCCAACCCTCTGCAAAGGCGCCTTTCCCATGGAATTTAG
- a CDS encoding cell division FtsA domain-containing protein, giving the protein MFPAINLFKSKSSTPCYLSLDVGSGSCKALSFSCVVLEGESEERKRIKALGAGSVSQNSSEMSMGVPADIKAVTNHIGDAVDEATLPLEGLKIKNRILGLSGEMISFLTTRMRLTRANPDKPISKKEIARIERKAQQAAFLEAHKELAARKGYQDLDLEIVDSAITGVEVDGFPATEPEGFKGEKVELSYFNSFAPQDRLYTLESILRNLKLKPQLVTASMYALLHALLENSPSTGVSSVLIDMGADKTDVGVVFDSSIVSNRTLPIGGRDFTEAIAHSLEISFSEAEGLKRNYSEDGDDNARIQSAVADVLEVWSQGLIDALMNIKEVKAFPPQVNIYGGGAEFKVVLEHLRSLSWKQNLPFHSDPRVSILRPEDFDFFEDETGQVSKSDWVVPVVLSWFGCKVL; this is encoded by the coding sequence ATGTTTCCTGCCATAAATTTATTTAAAAGTAAGTCCTCCACTCCCTGTTATCTTTCTCTAGATGTTGGTTCTGGTTCTTGTAAAGCCCTTTCTTTTTCCTGTGTTGTTTTGGAGGGAGAAAGTGAGGAACGGAAAAGGATAAAAGCTTTAGGAGCGGGTAGTGTTTCCCAGAACTCTTCCGAGATGAGTATGGGTGTACCGGCGGATATTAAGGCGGTGACTAATCATATTGGAGATGCGGTAGACGAGGCTACTCTTCCTCTGGAGGGACTGAAAATTAAGAACAGAATTTTAGGGCTTTCAGGAGAGATGATTTCTTTCCTTACTACTAGAATGCGTTTAACTAGGGCAAATCCGGATAAGCCCATTTCAAAAAAAGAGATTGCCCGAATAGAAAGGAAAGCGCAACAAGCTGCATTTCTTGAGGCGCATAAGGAGTTGGCAGCAAGAAAAGGTTACCAAGACCTTGATTTAGAAATAGTAGATTCAGCAATAACCGGAGTGGAGGTTGATGGGTTTCCTGCTACTGAGCCTGAGGGATTTAAGGGAGAGAAGGTGGAGCTTTCCTATTTTAATTCTTTTGCTCCTCAGGACCGACTCTATACTTTGGAATCTATTCTTCGTAATTTGAAACTCAAACCACAATTGGTCACAGCTAGTATGTATGCACTTTTACATGCTTTATTGGAAAATTCTCCCAGTACAGGAGTTTCATCTGTTTTGATAGATATGGGAGCGGATAAAACAGATGTGGGTGTTGTTTTTGATAGTTCTATAGTTTCTAATCGCACACTTCCTATTGGTGGCCGGGATTTTACAGAGGCTATCGCGCATAGTTTGGAAATTTCTTTTTCTGAAGCTGAAGGATTGAAACGCAATTATAGTGAAGATGGTGATGATAACGCTAGGATTCAGAGTGCGGTTGCTGATGTTTTAGAGGTGTGGTCACAGGGATTAATAGATGCATTAATGAATATTAAGGAGGTGAAAGCGTTTCCACCTCAAGTTAATATTTATGGTGGTGGTGCGGAATTTAAGGTAGTGTTAGAGCATTTGAGATCTCTGTCTTGGAAACAGAATTTGCCGTTTCACAGCGATCCGCGCGTAAGTATTCTTAGGCCAGAGGATTTTGATTTTTTTGAGGATGAAACAGGTCAAGTAAGTAAGTCTGATTGGGTTGTACCTGTTGTTTTGAGTTGGTTTGGTTGTAAGGTTCTTTAG
- a CDS encoding YtxH domain-containing protein gives MSNNNSGESFVKGLFIGALGGAILGVLFAPDEGRETRRKLKEKGEEIQKKAEPFVEEARESVKKIAEDLETASGPAKEEAKKKLKDLEGEIAKTKKRFFKGV, from the coding sequence ATGAGCAATAACAATTCGGGAGAGAGTTTTGTAAAAGGACTTTTCATTGGTGCCCTTGGTGGTGCTATTTTGGGTGTTCTTTTTGCGCCGGATGAGGGTAGGGAAACGCGGAGAAAGCTTAAAGAAAAAGGCGAGGAGATCCAGAAAAAGGCAGAGCCATTTGTTGAAGAAGCGCGTGAAAGTGTAAAAAAAATAGCAGAAGACTTGGAGACTGCGTCAGGTCCGGCGAAAGAAGAAGCAAAAAAGAAATTGAAAGATTTGGAAGGAGAAATAGCTAAAACCAAGAAAAGATTTTTTAAAGGTGTGTAG
- a CDS encoding alanine--tRNA ligase-related protein: MTARELIEKYISFFEARGHVEIAGASLVPENDPSALFISAGMHPLIPFLLGEEHPAGKRLVSLQKCIRTNDIEQVGDGFHHTFFLMLGNWSLGDYFKKEAISFSFEFLTSSEWLGLAPERLYVSVFAGDETASRDKESIKYWKLEFKKVGIKAEVGERIFFFGKEENWWGPVGDTGPCGPDTEIFYDIGKDHCGPNCDPSCQCGKYIEIWNDVFMEFKRIRRLADRKPQTVNREPQDKERKAESGSRNADYEYVPLEQKNVDTGMGVARVVAVTSGYADDDYKTDLFHPIISKIEDLSGKEYQQLEVNNEQSLVSSMRIIADHVRAAVFAISDGVVPSNTDRGYVVRRLIRRAVRHGHALNIQDSFLGQVAEVVIENYKDLFPGLESEEETILTEISDEEKRFGKVLRRGLKHFEKLVEQKVGDETLPHLPAGKAGSPAPGAAAKEAPGASPALGERITGEEAFDLYQTYGFPLELTKELAEERGLAVDRKGFEEAYKKHQEKSRSGADKKFSGGLVSESEEVIKLHTATHLLHEALRQVLGAHVKQEGSNITPQRLRFDFSHPKAMTEEEIGEVEALVNEKIEEDLPVRKETMSLEEARERGALAFFTDKYGDEVKVYSIGGFSKEVCAGPHVDSTGKLGKFEIIKEESVGRGKRRIRAILKKD, translated from the coding sequence GTGACAGCTAGAGAATTGATTGAAAAGTATATTTCCTTTTTTGAGGCGCGTGGTCATGTTGAGATTGCTGGGGCTTCCTTAGTACCAGAAAATGATCCTTCTGCACTTTTTATCTCTGCTGGTATGCACCCTCTAATTCCCTTCTTGTTGGGAGAAGAACACCCTGCTGGTAAGCGCTTAGTTAGCTTACAAAAATGTATTCGAACAAATGATATTGAGCAAGTAGGTGACGGGTTTCATCATACCTTCTTCTTAATGCTTGGAAACTGGTCTTTGGGTGATTATTTTAAAAAAGAGGCAATCTCTTTTAGTTTTGAATTTCTTACTTCTTCTGAGTGGTTAGGGTTAGCTCCGGAAAGGTTGTATGTTTCTGTTTTTGCTGGTGATGAGACTGCTTCCCGGGATAAGGAGTCAATTAAGTATTGGAAGTTAGAATTTAAGAAAGTAGGGATTAAGGCTGAGGTGGGTGAGAGGATATTCTTCTTTGGAAAAGAAGAAAACTGGTGGGGACCTGTAGGTGATACAGGACCTTGCGGACCTGATACAGAAATATTTTATGATATAGGCAAAGACCATTGTGGTCCTAATTGCGATCCCTCTTGTCAATGTGGGAAATATATTGAAATTTGGAATGATGTGTTTATGGAATTTAAAAGAATCCGCCGGTTGGCGGACCGCAAACCGCAAACCGTGAACCGTGAACCGCAAGATAAAGAGCGGAAGGCGGAGAGCGGTTCGCGGAATGCCGATTACGAATATGTTCCTTTAGAGCAGAAAAATGTAGATACGGGGATGGGTGTAGCTAGGGTTGTTGCAGTTACTAGCGGCTACGCAGATGATGATTATAAAACCGACCTTTTCCACCCTATTATTTCCAAGATTGAAGACTTGTCTGGTAAAGAATACCAGCAATTAGAAGTTAACAATGAACAATCGTTAGTTAGTTCAATGCGCATTATTGCTGATCATGTACGGGCAGCTGTTTTTGCTATCAGTGATGGTGTAGTACCTTCAAATACAGATCGAGGTTACGTGGTTAGGCGACTAATTCGCCGTGCTGTTCGTCATGGACATGCTTTAAACATCCAAGATAGCTTTTTGGGGCAAGTTGCAGAGGTTGTAATTGAGAATTATAAGGATCTTTTTCCTGGGTTGGAAAGTGAGGAGGAAACAATACTTACTGAGATTTCCGATGAGGAAAAAAGATTTGGTAAGGTTTTGCGGAGAGGTTTGAAGCATTTTGAAAAGTTGGTTGAACAAAAAGTTGGTGATGAAACGCTGCCGCACCTGCCTGCCGGCAAGGCAGGTTCCCCAGCCCCTGGGGCTGCGGCCAAAGAAGCCCCAGGGGCTTCTCCTGCGCTGGGCGAGCGAATTACCGGGGAAGAAGCCTTCGACCTTTACCAAACATATGGGTTTCCGTTGGAGTTAACCAAAGAGCTGGCAGAGGAAAGGGGTTTAGCGGTTGATAGAAAGGGGTTTGAAGAGGCCTACAAAAAGCACCAAGAGAAATCCCGTTCTGGTGCAGATAAGAAATTTAGTGGGGGTTTGGTAAGTGAATCTGAAGAAGTTATAAAACTGCATACAGCTACCCATCTTTTGCACGAAGCTCTGCGCCAGGTATTGGGTGCTCATGTAAAGCAGGAAGGGTCGAACATTACTCCCCAAAGATTGCGGTTCGATTTTTCCCATCCAAAAGCAATGACGGAGGAGGAGATTGGAGAAGTCGAAGCTCTAGTTAATGAAAAAATAGAGGAAGATTTGCCCGTGCGGAAAGAGACCATGTCATTAGAGGAGGCAAGGGAGCGGGGTGCTTTAGCGTTTTTTACAGATAAATATGGAGATGAGGTGAAAGTTTATTCTATTGGCGGATTTTCAAAAGAAGTTTGCGCTGGTCCTCATGTTGATTCTACCGGGAAACTTGGTAAATTTGAGATAATAAAGGAAGAATCTGTGGGTCGCGGTAAACGGAGAATCCGTGCTATACTGAAAAAGGATTAG
- a CDS encoding helix-turn-helix domain-containing protein has product MKSVGEILKKTRKKQGYSLLEVSEELKIHPRFLKALESGDYNVFAHTLHAKGFLKNYADFLGLNVSEVLAFWRREYKDFSEEPEICDVTKPLDQPRVVITPKKLIAFISAFFVLGFLAYVFWQYRSIAGPPRLEVVVPKQDMIVSEPQITLKGSADPAATLTINGQEVLLGDDGRFAFDYVLSDGPNTLTFTAVNEFGKEAEVTRTLIYDRPRDVTLPPPASTPSATPSAEQESTPSAIPEMDSE; this is encoded by the coding sequence ATGAAATCTGTTGGCGAAATTCTAAAGAAAACACGTAAAAAACAAGGTTATTCTCTTTTAGAAGTTTCAGAAGAATTAAAAATCCACCCCCGGTTCCTAAAGGCGTTGGAAAGCGGGGATTATAATGTTTTTGCACACACTTTGCATGCAAAGGGTTTTTTGAAAAACTATGCCGATTTTTTGGGATTAAATGTTTCTGAGGTTTTAGCTTTTTGGCGGCGTGAATATAAAGATTTTTCTGAGGAACCTGAAATTTGTGATGTTACTAAGCCTTTGGATCAACCTAGGGTTGTAATAACTCCAAAGAAACTTATTGCCTTTATATCTGCTTTCTTTGTGTTGGGGTTTTTAGCTTATGTCTTTTGGCAATACCGGTCTATTGCTGGTCCTCCGCGTTTGGAGGTGGTGGTACCCAAGCAAGATATGATAGTTTCGGAACCGCAAATAACTTTAAAGGGAAGTGCGGATCCAGCAGCCACACTTACTATTAACGGTCAGGAAGTTTTGTTGGGTGATGATGGTAGGTTTGCTTTTGATTATGTTCTTTCTGATGGTCCTAACACTTTGACCTTTACTGCAGTGAATGAGTTTGGAAAAGAAGCAGAGGTTACCCGTACTCTCATTTATGATCGTCCTAGGGATGTGACTTTGCCGCCTCCCGCATCAACGCCATCAGCTACTCCATCTGCTGAGCAAGAATCTACACCTTCTGCAATACCGGAGATGGATAGCGAATAG
- a CDS encoding histone deacetylase family protein gives MLKIVWSEEYLKYKFGPNHPFWPERGRVFLDLIDEAGLRYDLAEPEKASDSDVLLVHVQGYLDGVKKLYQEGGSLSPDTPLYSGVLEAAYYSVGGSILAARLALSGEKVINPLGGWHHAKTARGGGFCIFADHAIAIRKLQQESVIEKAMVFDLDAHAGNGTQEIFYSDPAVFNISLHQDPHTLYPGTGFAHQRGQGEGKGFNLNVPLSPGATGSRYLEELDSVLPLRGEYQPDLTFLILGVDTYKEDPLTQLGLEEDDYFKIGKRFNEFRNLAVLFAGGYSKKTPELWLNFIRGLMLK, from the coding sequence ATGCTAAAGATTGTTTGGTCCGAGGAATATTTAAAATATAAGTTTGGTCCTAATCATCCTTTTTGGCCGGAACGGGGACGAGTTTTTCTTGATCTGATTGATGAAGCTGGGCTTAGGTATGATCTAGCGGAACCGGAAAAAGCTAGTGATAGCGATGTTCTTCTTGTTCATGTACAAGGTTATTTGGATGGGGTTAAGAAATTGTATCAAGAAGGAGGGAGCCTTTCTCCTGATACCCCACTTTATTCAGGTGTTTTGGAAGCTGCTTACTATTCTGTGGGGGGTTCGATTCTTGCTGCTCGTTTAGCTCTTTCTGGTGAGAAAGTTATTAATCCTCTTGGAGGTTGGCACCATGCAAAGACAGCTCGCGGTGGGGGTTTTTGTATCTTTGCTGATCACGCAATTGCAATTCGAAAGTTGCAACAAGAAAGTGTTATTGAAAAAGCAATGGTTTTTGATTTGGATGCACATGCAGGAAATGGTACCCAAGAAATTTTTTATAGCGATCCTGCGGTTTTTAATATTTCACTGCATCAAGATCCACACACTTTATATCCTGGAACTGGGTTTGCTCACCAACGTGGACAAGGAGAGGGTAAGGGCTTCAATCTTAATGTCCCACTTTCTCCCGGAGCAACGGGGTCTAGGTATCTAGAAGAGTTGGACAGTGTTTTACCGTTACGGGGAGAATATCAGCCGGATTTGACGTTTCTTATTTTGGGAGTGGATACTTATAAGGAAGATCCTTTAACTCAGTTGGGTTTGGAAGAGGATGATTACTTTAAGATTGGAAAACGGTTTAATGAGTTTCGGAATCTGGCTGTA